From a single Miscanthus floridulus cultivar M001 chromosome 8, ASM1932011v1, whole genome shotgun sequence genomic region:
- the LOC136474569 gene encoding uncharacterized protein — protein MVTREEFKFFIKDLVCKGEAIGVDFYPRPRCSLWPRIFGPPNKSMFQLENVLVLAELAALLRFLEIDGKMVQLVLILLPYWAEDNGSSPAFILSQDRTLLHSLHDSLMDIKIFCEEHGVVCLECFSHEVRMRSDEYMDFTAWKIKKQAVYLDFIKKTGGDSKAAGLRKEIDENGHYVDSGKEIGGDGGSKELWLDVHASGSPNVSDDETHEDDSSDKEQWWGWRI, from the exons ATGGTGACTCGTGAAGAGTTTAAATTCTTCATAAAAGATCTCGTATGCAAGGGTGAAGCCATTGGAGTG GATTTTTACCCTCGTCCAAGATGCTCTCTGTGGCCCAGAATATTTGGACCACCTAATAAGTCTATGTTTCAACTTGAGAATGTTCTGGTTCTGGCTGAGCTGGCTGCGTTACTTAGATTTCTTGAAATTGATGGAAAGATGGTGCAACTTGTTCTTATACTACTGCCATATTGGGCGG AGGATAATGGAAGCTCGCCAGCGTTCATCCTGAGCCAGGATCGAACTCTCCTACATAGCTTACATGATTCTCTTATGGATATTAAAATCTTCTGTGAGGAACATGGAGTCGTATGTCTTGAGTGTTTTTCCCATGAAGTTAGGATGCGGAGCGATGAATATATGGACTTCACTGCATGGAAAATAAAGAAACAG GCCGTATATCTTGATTTTATCAAGAAGACTGGAGGAGATTCGAAAGCAGCTGGGTTGCGCAAGGAGATTGATGAAAATGGACATTATGTCGATTCTGGCAAGGAgattggaggagatggaggctCCAAAGAATTATGGTTGGATGTACATGCTTCGGGATCTCCCAATGTCTCGGAtgatgagacacatgaagatgatAGCAGTGACAAAGAACAATGGTGGGGATGGAGGATCTGA